In Saccharothrix violaceirubra, the following are encoded in one genomic region:
- the pdhA gene encoding pyruvate dehydrogenase (acetyl-transferring) E1 component subunit alpha, producing MSSPEQWTGSGPESAPAATAAPTAEQVIAGLRATDEGGADLVQLLTPEGERVRHPDFDIDITPEELRGLYRDMVLVRRVDREANALQRKGQLGLWVPLLGQEAAQIGAGRALKPQDQVFPSYREHGVAWCRDIPPVDLLSIFRGTDNCAWDPIKHKFHPYTIVIGNQVLNATGYAMGQRFDGKVGDPDGEATICFFGDGATSQGDVHEGFVWAAVYDAPVVFYCQNNQWAISEPTERQSRLPLYHRARGYGFPGIRVDGNDVLACLAVSRWALEECRNGNGPVLIEAFTYRMDAHTTSDDPSRYRLSEELEVWKLKDPIERVKVHLVKQQWADQDFFDSVEAESEQVAIELRDKCVNLPDPSAESIFGNVYAEGNPVLEAQRDEFLAYHAGFAGGEH from the coding sequence ATGTCGTCCCCAGAACAATGGACGGGCAGCGGGCCGGAATCCGCACCGGCCGCGACCGCCGCCCCCACGGCCGAACAGGTGATCGCAGGCTTGCGAGCGACAGACGAGGGCGGCGCCGACCTGGTGCAGCTGCTCACCCCCGAGGGCGAGCGCGTCCGGCATCCCGACTTCGACATCGACATCACGCCCGAGGAACTGCGCGGCCTGTATCGGGACATGGTCCTGGTCCGCCGCGTCGACCGCGAGGCCAACGCGTTGCAGCGCAAGGGACAGCTCGGCCTCTGGGTGCCGCTGCTGGGCCAGGAGGCCGCGCAGATCGGCGCCGGTCGTGCGCTCAAGCCCCAGGACCAGGTCTTCCCGAGCTACCGCGAGCACGGCGTCGCCTGGTGTCGGGACATCCCGCCGGTCGACCTGCTGAGCATCTTCCGCGGCACGGACAACTGCGCCTGGGACCCGATCAAGCACAAGTTCCACCCGTACACGATCGTCATCGGCAACCAGGTCCTCAACGCGACCGGGTACGCCATGGGCCAGCGGTTCGACGGCAAGGTCGGCGACCCCGACGGCGAGGCGACGATCTGCTTCTTCGGCGACGGCGCCACCAGCCAGGGCGACGTGCACGAGGGCTTCGTGTGGGCGGCGGTCTACGACGCGCCGGTGGTGTTCTACTGCCAGAACAACCAGTGGGCGATCTCCGAGCCCACCGAGCGCCAGTCCCGACTGCCGCTCTACCACCGCGCGCGCGGCTACGGCTTCCCCGGCATCCGGGTCGACGGCAACGACGTGCTCGCGTGCCTCGCGGTCTCGCGTTGGGCGCTGGAGGAGTGCCGCAACGGCAACGGCCCGGTGCTCATCGAGGCGTTCACCTACCGCATGGACGCCCACACCACGTCCGACGACCCCTCCCGCTACCGGCTCTCCGAGGAGCTGGAGGTGTGGAAGCTCAAGGACCCGATCGAGCGGGTCAAGGTCCACCTGGTCAAGCAGCAGTGGGCGGACCAGGACTTCTTCGACTCCGTCGAAGCGGAGTCGGAGCAGGTCGCGATCGAACTGCGCGACAAGTGCGTGAACCTGCCCGACCCGAGCGCGGAGAGCATCTTCGGCAACGTCTACGCCGAGGGCAACCCCGTCCTCGAAGCGCAGCGCGACGAGTTCCTGGCGTACCACGCCGGTTTCGCGGGAGGCGAGCACTGA
- a CDS encoding alpha-ketoacid dehydrogenase subunit beta, with the protein MAAPTVDRPTDAGPAAVRTLTLAKALNTGLRTAMENNPKVIVMGEDVGKLGGVFRITDGLQKDFGEQRVLDTPLAESGIIGTAVGLAIRGYRPVCEIQFDGFIFPGFDQIVSQVAKLHYRTSGRVKLPLVIRVPFGGGIGAVEHHSESPESYFAHTAGLKVVSCSNPSDAYWMIQQAIDCDDPVLFFEPKRRYYEKGEVDTASTTTPLFSSRVLREGTDATLVAYGPMVRTALEAASAAAEEGHSLSVIDLRSLSPLDLGPVYESVRRTGRLVVVTEAPSESSISGEIATRVQQECFYSLQAPVLRVTGFDTPYPPSKLEEEYLPDLDRVLHAVDRSLAF; encoded by the coding sequence ATGGCCGCACCGACGGTGGACCGTCCGACCGACGCCGGACCGGCGGCCGTGCGGACGTTGACCCTGGCCAAGGCCCTGAACACGGGTCTGCGCACGGCGATGGAGAACAACCCCAAGGTCATCGTCATGGGCGAGGACGTCGGCAAGCTCGGCGGCGTCTTCCGAATTACCGACGGTCTCCAGAAGGACTTCGGCGAACAGCGCGTGCTGGACACGCCGCTGGCCGAGTCGGGCATCATCGGCACGGCGGTCGGCCTCGCGATCCGGGGCTACCGACCGGTGTGCGAGATCCAGTTCGACGGCTTCATCTTCCCCGGCTTCGACCAGATCGTGAGCCAGGTCGCGAAGCTGCACTACCGCACGTCGGGCCGGGTCAAGCTGCCGCTGGTCATCCGCGTGCCCTTCGGCGGCGGCATCGGCGCGGTCGAGCACCACTCCGAGTCGCCCGAGTCGTACTTCGCGCACACCGCCGGCCTCAAGGTCGTCTCGTGCTCGAACCCGTCGGACGCCTACTGGATGATCCAGCAGGCCATCGACTGCGACGACCCGGTGCTGTTCTTCGAACCCAAGCGCCGGTACTACGAGAAGGGCGAGGTCGACACCGCATCGACCACCACGCCGCTGTTCTCGTCGCGTGTGCTGCGTGAAGGTACGGACGCCACGCTCGTCGCGTACGGGCCGATGGTCCGTACGGCGCTGGAAGCCGCGTCGGCCGCCGCGGAGGAAGGGCACAGCCTCTCCGTGATCGACCTGCGGTCCCTGTCGCCGTTGGACCTGGGACCGGTGTACGAGTCGGTGCGGCGCACGGGACGCCTGGTCGTCGTGACCGAGGCGCCGAGCGAATCGTCGATCTCCGGCGAGATCGCCACGAGGGTGCAGCAGGAGTGCTTCTACTCGTTGCAGGCACCGGTGTTGCGGGTGACGGGCTTCGACACGCCGTACCCGCCGTCGAAGTTGGAGGAGGAGTACCTCCCCGACCTCGACCGGGTCCTGCACGCCGTAGACCGCTCGCTGGCCTTCTAA
- a CDS encoding dihydrolipoamide acetyltransferase family protein produces the protein MPQYQQFPLPDTAEGLTEAEILTWHVKPGDTVRVNDVFVEIETAKAAVELPCPWDGVVTELLVQVGQTVEVGTPIITIDVDPAGAAAVAAPAAPAPAVNGAAPEAAAPVEERVANLVGYGPRTGAAKRRARKDAPAAASVAAPVVPAVVEPPRVEAPVVTQHVVVEPVSGGYVPLAKPPVRKLAKDLGVDLYGITGSGPGGVITREDVEQALTAPAPASVEVVAGARERRVPIKGVRKATAQAMVDSAFTAPHVTEFLTVDVTPMMELRARLKNSPEFRDVKLTPLAFAAKAVVLAARRTPDVNAAWDAAAQEIVYKDYVHLGIAAATPRGLVVPKVRDADRLSLRELAIALDELATVARNGKTTPADMVGGTITITNVGVFGVDTGTPIINPGEVAILAFGAIRDMPWVVDGQVVPRKVCQLALSFDHRVVDGQQGSRFLADVGALLADPGVALTY, from the coding sequence GTGCCGCAGTACCAGCAATTCCCCCTGCCCGACACGGCCGAGGGGCTCACCGAGGCGGAGATCCTGACCTGGCACGTGAAGCCGGGTGACACGGTCCGCGTCAACGACGTGTTCGTGGAGATCGAGACGGCGAAGGCCGCCGTGGAGTTGCCCTGTCCCTGGGACGGGGTGGTGACCGAACTGCTTGTGCAGGTCGGTCAGACGGTCGAGGTCGGTACGCCGATCATCACGATCGACGTGGATCCGGCGGGGGCCGCGGCTGTCGCCGCCCCGGCCGCCCCGGCTCCCGCGGTGAACGGGGCGGCGCCCGAGGCTGCCGCGCCGGTCGAGGAGCGGGTCGCGAACCTTGTCGGGTACGGGCCGCGTACGGGAGCGGCCAAGCGTCGGGCGCGCAAGGATGCCCCGGCTGCCGCTTCGGTGGCTGCTCCGGTTGTGCCGGCTGTTGTCGAGCCGCCTCGGGTCGAGGCGCCGGTGGTCACGCAGCACGTGGTCGTGGAGCCGGTGTCCGGTGGTTACGTGCCGTTGGCCAAGCCGCCGGTGCGGAAGTTGGCCAAGGACCTCGGGGTCGACCTGTACGGGATCACCGGGTCCGGGCCGGGTGGCGTGATCACCCGTGAGGATGTCGAGCAGGCGTTGACGGCTCCGGCTCCCGCGTCGGTCGAGGTCGTGGCCGGTGCCCGTGAGCGGCGGGTGCCGATCAAGGGTGTGCGCAAGGCCACGGCGCAGGCGATGGTCGACAGCGCGTTCACCGCGCCGCACGTGACCGAGTTCCTGACGGTCGACGTGACCCCGATGATGGAGTTGCGGGCCCGGTTGAAGAACTCGCCGGAGTTCCGGGACGTGAAGTTGACGCCGTTGGCGTTCGCGGCCAAGGCCGTGGTGTTGGCGGCTCGGCGCACGCCGGACGTGAACGCGGCGTGGGACGCGGCGGCGCAGGAGATCGTCTACAAGGACTACGTGCACCTGGGTATCGCGGCTGCGACGCCGCGTGGGCTGGTGGTGCCCAAGGTTCGTGACGCCGATCGGTTGTCGTTGCGGGAGTTGGCCATCGCGTTGGACGAGTTGGCGACCGTCGCGCGGAACGGGAAGACGACGCCGGCGGACATGGTCGGCGGGACGATCACCATCACGAACGTGGGTGTGTTCGGGGTGGACACGGGGACGCCGATCATCAACCCCGGTGAGGTGGCGATCCTCGCGTTCGGGGCGATCCGGGACATGCCCTGGGTGGTGGACGGGCAGGTCGTGCCGCGCAAGGTCTGCCAGTTGGCGTTGAGCTTCGACCACCGGGTGGTGGACGGGCAGCAGGGGTCGCGGTTCCTGGCCGACGTCGGTGCTCTTCTCGCCGATCCCGGGGTGGCCCTGACGTACTGA
- a CDS encoding helix-turn-helix domain-containing protein: protein MAHYSIGELARLAGLSTRTVRFYSDAGLVPLAGRTSGGFRTYDVDGLARLKLVRTLRDLGVDLPTTRRVLAREVSVAEVARAHAEAVDAQMRTLRLRRAVLRVVARHGEVEMVHELARLSEEERQAILDDFFDEVFGGFDLDPGFSQTMRSVRVELPDDPSAEQLEAWIELANLVRDPDFRESIKTMSRRHAELRAAGEDMSGGGQAQRAAFEFAMGKAREALDAGVDPASERAATVVSEIDRRWSETLGLPVGPELAARLAEFGDPRAERYWVLLARINGWPPVPDTSAERAWLASAAR from the coding sequence GTGGCGCACTACTCGATCGGCGAACTGGCGCGATTGGCCGGGTTGTCCACCAGGACCGTCCGGTTCTACTCCGACGCGGGGCTTGTCCCACTCGCGGGCAGGACCTCGGGCGGGTTTCGCACCTACGACGTCGACGGGTTGGCGCGGCTCAAGTTGGTGCGCACGTTGCGTGATCTCGGTGTCGACCTGCCGACCACGCGGCGTGTGCTGGCTCGCGAGGTGTCCGTCGCCGAAGTGGCACGGGCGCACGCGGAGGCCGTCGACGCGCAGATGCGCACGTTGCGGTTGCGGCGGGCGGTGTTGCGGGTCGTGGCCCGACACGGGGAGGTGGAGATGGTGCACGAGTTGGCGCGGCTCTCGGAAGAGGAGCGGCAGGCGATCCTGGACGACTTCTTCGACGAGGTGTTCGGGGGGTTCGACCTCGATCCCGGGTTCTCGCAGACCATGCGGTCCGTCCGGGTCGAGTTGCCGGACGATCCGAGCGCCGAGCAGTTGGAGGCGTGGATCGAACTGGCCAACCTGGTGCGCGACCCGGACTTCCGGGAGTCGATCAAGACCATGTCGCGGCGGCACGCGGAGTTGCGTGCGGCCGGTGAGGACATGAGTGGTGGTGGGCAGGCGCAGCGTGCGGCGTTCGAGTTCGCCATGGGCAAGGCCCGGGAGGCGCTCGACGCCGGGGTCGACCCCGCGTCCGAGCGGGCTGCCACCGTGGTGTCCGAGATCGACCGGCGGTGGAGCGAGACGCTCGGTCTTCCGGTCGGGCCGGAGTTGGCGGCGCGGTTGGCAGAGTTCGGCGATCCACGCGCCGAGCGGTACTGGGTGTTGTTGGCCCGGATCAACGGGTGGCCTCCGGTGCCCGACACGAGTGCCGAGCGGGCCTGGCTCGCTTCGGCCGCACGGTGA
- a CDS encoding toll/interleukin-1 receptor domain-containing protein gives MARVFVSYAMKDRFVARDIADRLTRLGTDVWTSDQLEIGDDLSSKIEQELAAASVLVVLITRDSLRSHWVTSEWTRAMADAKRVIPVLYEVSFDELPPGLATRQGLKVENGDIDGVARSIHEVVSRMSSAPAPKLAEDSRALVVRAAVEEVLADLGYRPGVPKVEEGPVVDDKLVFVVISYEEKMEPVYEAIEAAASAVGLKALRLKDVHDDFRITEQMLKMIREARFVVADLTDEKQNVYFELGYARGLGKKVITIAHQQTKIHFDVYDWVYIPYLDSRPLERKLVDRFRIELERDAT, from the coding sequence ATGGCCCGCGTGTTCGTCAGTTACGCCATGAAAGACCGATTCGTCGCCCGTGACATCGCCGACCGGCTGACGCGGCTGGGCACGGACGTGTGGACGTCCGACCAGCTCGAGATCGGGGACGACCTGTCGTCGAAGATCGAGCAGGAGTTGGCCGCCGCGAGCGTGCTGGTCGTCCTCATCACGCGGGACAGCCTGCGGTCCCACTGGGTCACCAGCGAGTGGACGCGGGCGATGGCCGACGCCAAGCGCGTGATCCCGGTGCTCTACGAGGTCTCGTTCGACGAGTTGCCCCCCGGCCTTGCCACGCGTCAGGGGCTGAAGGTCGAGAACGGCGACATCGACGGTGTGGCGCGCAGCATCCACGAGGTCGTCTCGCGGATGTCGTCGGCGCCGGCGCCGAAGCTGGCCGAGGACAGCCGGGCACTGGTCGTCCGGGCCGCCGTGGAAGAGGTACTGGCCGATCTCGGCTACCGGCCGGGCGTGCCCAAGGTCGAGGAGGGGCCGGTCGTGGACGACAAGTTGGTCTTCGTGGTCATCTCGTACGAGGAGAAGATGGAGCCGGTCTACGAGGCGATCGAGGCCGCCGCCTCGGCTGTCGGCCTGAAAGCGTTGCGGCTCAAGGACGTGCACGACGACTTCCGGATCACCGAGCAGATGTTGAAGATGATCCGCGAGGCCCGGTTCGTCGTCGCCGACCTGACCGACGAGAAGCAGAACGTCTACTTCGAACTCGGGTACGCGCGGGGGCTGGGCAAGAAGGTCATCACCATCGCCCACCAGCAGACGAAGATCCACTTCGACGTCTACGACTGGGTCTACATCCCGTACCTGGACTCGCGGCCGTTGGAGCGCAAGCTCGTCGACCGGTTCAGGATCGAGTTGGAGCGGGACGCGACCTGA
- a CDS encoding FAD/NAD(P)-binding protein codes for MSRAALGAELDVAVVGAGPRGLSVLERIVVRSAGRAGRVRIWLFEPGEAGAGRIWRTDQSDLFLMNTAAGEVSAFSAAADDGPVRAGFGPSFAEWLAAHPDRSDLGPNDYAPRPVYGEYLKYAYEAIVRNAPAHVTVHHVTESAIRLHRRDGRSVVVGAYGTEVVADKVVLTTGHPGNRPDETEVEFLDFAAATGTRYLRGDSAADLDLDAIGPGEQVGVIGLGLTFFDVMAAVTIGRGGRFTADGYLASGREPHLVAGSRSGLVMLARGRNQKPPDYRYRPAIATPEAIVAARRAAQRVDGSAQLDFREQVLPLLRLEVDHVYYTGHVRLRYGAQAARLFAERHRALRATTPELLAEYGVADVEPVDLAALARPFGDRAFTGPDHFHAELLDLLGRDIAHAHRGNVDDPLKAALDILRDIRGSVRQAVDFAGLRPRSHQDFLTWFNPINTMVSAGPPAVRVAQACALIRAGVLTVIGPGTRITTGADAFELYSPQVAGSRRVVTTLVDARIPRPDLRANADPLMGRLLSDGLVTDLVNTDPVSGDRFTGGGLAVTRAPFHVIDANGVPDPDLYALGVPTEDTRWFTQIGNGRPGPLTGFHADADALAVDVLDTGRAVVVLTAWTRTFADTRS; via the coding sequence GTGTCTCGTGCTGCCCTGGGCGCGGAACTGGACGTGGCGGTGGTCGGCGCCGGTCCGCGCGGGCTTTCCGTCCTGGAGAGGATCGTGGTCCGGTCCGCCGGACGCGCAGGTCGCGTGCGGATCTGGCTGTTCGAGCCGGGCGAGGCCGGTGCCGGTCGGATCTGGCGCACCGACCAGAGCGACCTGTTCCTGATGAACACCGCCGCCGGCGAGGTGAGCGCGTTCTCGGCCGCCGCCGACGACGGTCCGGTGCGGGCCGGATTCGGCCCGTCGTTCGCGGAATGGCTCGCCGCGCACCCGGACCGATCTGATCTCGGGCCGAATGATTACGCGCCGCGTCCCGTTTACGGCGAATACCTCAAATACGCGTACGAAGCCATTGTCCGGAACGCTCCCGCCCACGTCACCGTGCACCACGTGACCGAATCGGCGATCCGCCTGCACCGGCGCGACGGCCGTTCGGTCGTGGTCGGCGCGTACGGCACCGAGGTCGTCGCGGACAAGGTCGTGCTCACGACCGGCCACCCCGGCAACCGGCCCGACGAGACCGAGGTGGAGTTCCTCGACTTCGCCGCCGCGACCGGCACGCGCTACCTGCGCGGCGACTCGGCCGCCGACCTCGACCTCGACGCGATCGGGCCGGGCGAGCAGGTCGGCGTGATCGGCCTGGGACTCACGTTCTTCGACGTCATGGCCGCGGTGACGATCGGGCGCGGCGGCCGGTTCACCGCCGACGGCTACCTGGCCAGTGGTCGGGAACCGCACCTGGTCGCCGGGTCGCGCAGCGGCTTGGTCATGCTCGCCCGCGGTCGCAACCAGAAACCGCCGGACTACCGCTACCGCCCGGCGATAGCCACTCCCGAGGCGATCGTGGCGGCCCGACGTGCGGCGCAACGCGTCGACGGCTCGGCCCAGCTCGACTTCCGCGAGCAGGTGTTGCCCCTGCTGCGGCTGGAGGTCGACCACGTCTACTACACCGGCCACGTAAGGCTGAGGTACGGCGCCCAGGCCGCGCGGCTGTTCGCCGAACGACACCGCGCACTGCGCGCCACCACACCGGAACTGCTCGCCGAGTACGGGGTCGCCGACGTCGAACCCGTCGACCTCGCGGCGCTCGCCCGCCCGTTCGGCGACCGCGCGTTCACCGGGCCCGACCACTTCCACGCCGAGCTGCTCGACCTGCTCGGCCGCGACATCGCGCACGCCCACCGGGGCAACGTGGACGACCCGCTCAAGGCCGCCCTCGACATCCTGCGCGACATCCGCGGCAGCGTCCGCCAGGCCGTCGACTTCGCCGGGCTGCGTCCCCGGTCCCACCAGGACTTCCTCACGTGGTTCAACCCGATCAACACCATGGTCTCGGCCGGTCCGCCCGCGGTGCGCGTGGCCCAGGCGTGCGCGTTGATCCGGGCCGGCGTGCTGACGGTCATCGGTCCGGGCACCCGGATCACGACCGGCGCGGACGCGTTCGAGCTGTACTCGCCGCAGGTCGCCGGGTCGCGGCGGGTGGTCACCACGCTCGTCGACGCCCGCATCCCGCGTCCGGACCTGCGCGCCAACGCCGACCCGCTGATGGGCCGGCTGCTGTCCGACGGCCTGGTCACCGACCTGGTCAACACCGACCCGGTCAGCGGCGACCGGTTCACCGGCGGGGGGCTGGCCGTGACCCGCGCGCCGTTCCACGTGATCGACGCGAACGGCGTGCCCGACCCCGACCTGTACGCGCTGGGCGTGCCGACCGAGGACACCCGGTGGTTCACCCAGATCGGCAACGGGCGACCCGGCCCGTTGACCGGTTTCCACGCGGACGCCGACGCGTTGGCGGTCGACGTGCTCGACACCGGCCGCGCGGTCGTCGTGCTCACCGCGTGGACCCGCACCTTCGCCGACACCAGGAGCTGA
- a CDS encoding AMP-binding protein, with protein MGNTERFRRARDLLLDLGHDHDAAYAEFRWPEFTEFNWALDWFDAIAADNHRTALHVVSGDTGERLSYVELSRRSSVVANGLRALGVERGDALLVMLDNQVAVWETMIAAIKLGAVVIPTFTTVSAADLRDRVTRADVRHLVTTSDLARSLDLPPHVTRIAVGEPVPGWRSYADLDGADEFVPDGPTRADDPLFLYFTSGTTSRPKLVRHTHVSYPVGHLSGMYWNGVRPGDVHLNVSAPGWAKHAWSSFFVPFNAEATLLSASAADPVELLDHLVAYEVTTFCAPPTVWRMLIQHDLRRWSVRLREAGSVGEPLNPEVVDRVRAAWGLTVRDGYGQTETTAQIGNSPASRVKPGSMGKPLPGYEIVLVDPHTGQVGDEGEICVALDPVRPVGVMTGYVDDDEKNARTFADNRYHTGDIGRRDEDGHLHYVGRTDDVFKSYDHRISPFELESVLLAHEAVAEAAVVPAPDPVGLVVPKAFVALAAGFEPSEETARRILDHTRENLAPHQWIRRLEFAGLPKTTSGKIRRAELRTRTGGVEYLADLPAGAAPGIG; from the coding sequence ATGGGCAACACCGAACGCTTCCGCCGCGCCCGTGACCTGCTGCTCGACCTCGGGCACGACCACGACGCCGCGTACGCGGAGTTCCGCTGGCCGGAGTTCACGGAGTTCAACTGGGCGTTGGACTGGTTCGACGCCATAGCCGCGGACAACCACCGCACGGCGTTGCACGTGGTTTCCGGCGACACCGGCGAGCGACTGTCCTATGTGGAGTTATCGCGACGGTCCAGCGTGGTGGCCAACGGTTTGCGCGCGCTGGGTGTCGAACGTGGCGACGCGCTGCTGGTCATGCTCGACAACCAGGTCGCGGTCTGGGAGACGATGATCGCGGCGATCAAGCTCGGCGCCGTGGTGATCCCGACGTTCACCACGGTGTCGGCCGCGGACCTGCGCGACCGCGTGACCCGCGCCGACGTCCGCCACCTGGTCACCACCTCCGACCTGGCCCGCTCGCTCGACCTCCCGCCGCACGTCACGCGGATCGCGGTCGGCGAACCGGTACCCGGCTGGCGGTCCTACGCGGACCTCGACGGCGCCGACGAGTTCGTGCCCGACGGTCCGACCAGGGCCGACGACCCGCTGTTCCTGTACTTCACCTCCGGCACGACCTCGCGCCCGAAGCTGGTCCGGCACACCCACGTCAGCTACCCGGTCGGCCACCTCAGCGGCATGTACTGGAACGGCGTGCGCCCCGGCGACGTGCACCTCAACGTGTCCGCGCCGGGCTGGGCCAAGCACGCGTGGAGCAGCTTCTTCGTGCCGTTCAACGCCGAGGCCACGCTGCTGTCGGCGAGCGCGGCCGACCCGGTCGAGCTGCTCGACCACCTGGTGGCGTACGAGGTCACGACGTTCTGCGCGCCGCCGACCGTGTGGCGCATGCTCATCCAGCACGACCTGCGACGGTGGTCGGTCCGGCTGCGCGAGGCGGGCAGCGTGGGCGAGCCGCTCAACCCCGAGGTGGTCGACCGGGTGCGGGCCGCGTGGGGCCTGACCGTGCGCGACGGCTACGGCCAGACCGAGACCACCGCGCAGATCGGCAACAGCCCGGCGTCGCGGGTGAAGCCCGGCTCGATGGGCAAACCGCTGCCCGGCTACGAGATCGTGCTCGTCGACCCGCACACCGGGCAGGTCGGCGACGAGGGCGAGATCTGCGTGGCGCTCGACCCGGTGCGGCCGGTGGGCGTGATGACCGGGTACGTGGACGACGACGAGAAGAACGCGCGGACGTTCGCCGACAACCGTTACCACACCGGGGACATCGGCCGGCGCGACGAGGACGGCCACCTGCACTACGTGGGCCGCACCGACGACGTGTTCAAGTCCTACGACCACCGGATCTCGCCCTTCGAGCTGGAGAGCGTGCTGCTGGCGCACGAGGCGGTCGCGGAGGCGGCCGTGGTGCCCGCGCCCGACCCGGTCGGGCTGGTGGTGCCGAAGGCGTTCGTGGCCCTGGCCGCCGGGTTCGAGCCGTCCGAGGAGACCGCGCGCCGGATTCTCGACCACACGCGCGAAAATCTCGCGCCGCACCAGTGGATTCGACGACTCGAATTCGCCGGACTGCCCAAGACGACCTCCGGGAAGATCCGCCGCGCGGAACTGCGCACGCGTACCGGCGGTGTCGAGTACCTGGCCGACCTGCCCGCCGGTGCCGCACCCGGTATCGGCTGA
- a CDS encoding cupin domain-containing protein, with protein MRDVKVYHSLFGEGLRNGQIKWAEYVQPGRNAVDVEWLYTQDETGPTGAEAYIAHFKPGSHGDLHEHLGYEVLLILEGELHNDNGDRYPAGTLFVEKPESVHQVSSPSGCFALVIREKGTRRIEVPEPAGRAAASR; from the coding sequence ATGCGTGACGTCAAGGTCTACCACTCCCTTTTCGGCGAGGGTCTGCGCAACGGCCAGATCAAATGGGCGGAATACGTGCAGCCGGGCCGCAACGCGGTCGACGTCGAGTGGCTCTACACGCAGGACGAGACCGGGCCGACCGGCGCGGAGGCGTACATCGCGCACTTCAAGCCCGGCTCGCACGGCGATCTGCACGAGCACCTGGGCTACGAGGTGCTGCTGATCCTGGAGGGCGAGCTGCACAACGACAACGGCGACCGCTACCCGGCGGGCACGCTGTTCGTCGAGAAGCCGGAGAGCGTGCACCAGGTGTCCAGCCCGAGCGGCTGCTTCGCGCTGGTCATCCGGGAGAAGGGCACCCGGCGCATCGAGGTGCCCGAGCCCGCCGGCCGGGCCGCCGCCTCCCGCTGA
- a CDS encoding MFS transporter, translating to MSQTLAHPTTADVVVGRTGKRHSANYRWGILGIGVFAQAAFSATFQGIPTSGSILAAAYGYSYSQLGLVLAAVTAGIFLTEVFWGVLSDRIGERIVLMVGLGGTTLSLAAVTVFLVPTASAAPAAWALAVVLFLSGALGGCVNGASGRAVMGWFPANRRGFAISLRVAAVPLGGALGAAIMPPLAVNVGFRWVFAFLTIFMAAATVAVVLWLDEPPLARTKASDGVAATTTRSPLVRWDIWRVALVAFLLDLPQFTVLTFGSVFLSQVMGLDLGGVVIAIVVVQVLGGVSRVVSGRWTDQVGGRHRRTLVRVYSWLIALAFLGVAAYQVAPTWLVVGLFVAAGFLACGWHGVHYAEIATMAGAERSGTALGLENTMVFGGAFVTPLLIPVVLDLSSWPVVMLLIGVVPAVASAVLMPREARPGVTA from the coding sequence ATGTCCCAGACGCTCGCGCATCCGACCACCGCCGACGTGGTCGTCGGTCGAACGGGCAAACGCCACTCCGCCAACTACCGCTGGGGCATCCTGGGCATCGGGGTCTTCGCCCAGGCCGCCTTCAGCGCCACCTTCCAGGGCATCCCCACCTCCGGCTCGATCCTCGCCGCCGCGTACGGCTACTCGTACTCCCAGCTCGGCCTGGTCCTGGCCGCCGTCACCGCGGGCATCTTCCTGACCGAGGTGTTCTGGGGCGTGCTGTCCGACCGGATCGGCGAACGCATCGTGCTGATGGTCGGCCTCGGCGGCACCACGCTCTCCCTCGCCGCCGTCACGGTGTTCCTGGTCCCGACCGCGAGCGCGGCACCGGCCGCGTGGGCCTTGGCCGTCGTGCTCTTCCTGTCCGGCGCGCTCGGCGGCTGCGTCAACGGCGCGTCCGGCCGCGCGGTCATGGGCTGGTTCCCGGCCAACCGGCGCGGGTTCGCCATCAGCCTGCGGGTCGCGGCCGTGCCGCTCGGCGGCGCGCTGGGCGCGGCGATCATGCCCCCGCTCGCGGTGAACGTCGGCTTCCGCTGGGTGTTCGCGTTCCTGACGATCTTCATGGCCGCCGCGACCGTCGCCGTCGTCTTATGGCTGGACGAGCCGCCGTTGGCCCGCACCAAGGCGTCCGACGGCGTGGCCGCCACGACGACCCGCAGCCCGCTCGTGCGGTGGGACATCTGGCGCGTCGCGCTCGTCGCGTTCCTGCTCGACCTGCCCCAGTTCACCGTACTGACGTTCGGGTCGGTGTTCCTGTCCCAGGTCATGGGTCTGGACCTGGGCGGCGTGGTGATCGCGATCGTGGTCGTGCAGGTGCTCGGCGGCGTGTCGCGCGTGGTCAGCGGGCGGTGGACCGACCAGGTCGGCGGCCGGCACCGGCGCACGCTCGTGCGGGTCTACAGCTGGCTGATCGCGCTGGCGTTCCTCGGCGTGGCCGCGTACCAGGTGGCGCCGACGTGGCTGGTGGTCGGCTTGTTCGTGGCGGCCGGCTTCCTGGCGTGCGGCTGGCACGGCGTGCACTACGCGGAGATCGCCACCATGGCCGGCGCGGAGCGGTCCGGCACGGCGCTCGGCCTGGAGAACACCATGGTGTTCGGCGGCGCGTTCGTGACGCCGCTGCTGATCCCGGTCGTGCTGGACCTGTCGTCGTGGCCGGTCGTGATGCTGCTGATCGGCGTCGTGCCGGCAGTAGCCTCGGCGGTGCTCATGCCCCGCGAAGCCCGACCGGGAGTGACAGCTTGA